A genomic window from Verrucomicrobiota bacterium includes:
- a CDS encoding transport protein RbsD/FucU, whose protein sequence is MSLQQGILNPGILSLLARARHTNAIVLADCDFPSWPGLETVDVSLVRGTPTILQVLAFIQPHWKWGAAFMAKEFLEQNDKRTRAAFVRACRGMDLSFEPHADLRRRIPSAIGLIRTGDATIYSNMLLVSA, encoded by the coding sequence ATGTCCCTCCAGCAAGGCATCCTCAATCCAGGCATCCTCTCCCTGCTCGCCCGGGCGCGGCACACAAACGCCATCGTCCTCGCCGACTGCGACTTCCCGTCGTGGCCCGGCCTCGAGACCGTGGACGTCTCGCTCGTGCGCGGCACGCCGACCATTCTCCAGGTGCTCGCGTTCATCCAGCCCCACTGGAAATGGGGCGCGGCATTCATGGCGAAAGAATTTCTGGAACAAAACGACAAGCGCACCCGCGCCGCGTTTGTCCGGGCGTGCCGTGGAATGGACTTGAGCTTCGAGCCGCACGCAGACTTAAGGCGCCGCATCCCGTCCGCCATCGGGCTGATCCGCACGGGCGACGCCACGATTTACAGCAACATGCTGCTCGTCTCCGCGTGA
- a CDS encoding TIM barrel protein, giving the protein MKSAVTISLVPEARGGPFVFWDDLETGFAAAARHGFDAVEIFMASSNAIPLSRVQNLCASYSLKLAAVGTGAGWVKHKLRLTDADPAVRQRAREFIFGIINFAGILGAPAIVGSMQGRFEGAVSREQ; this is encoded by the coding sequence ATGAAATCAGCCGTGACCATCTCCCTCGTGCCCGAGGCGCGCGGCGGACCGTTTGTCTTTTGGGACGACCTCGAAACCGGCTTTGCCGCGGCCGCCCGTCACGGCTTCGATGCCGTGGAGATCTTCATGGCATCTTCGAATGCGATCCCCTTGAGCCGGGTGCAAAACTTGTGCGCGAGCTATTCCCTCAAGCTCGCGGCCGTCGGCACCGGCGCGGGCTGGGTGAAGCACAAGCTCCGCCTCACCGACGCCGATCCCGCGGTGCGCCAGCGTGCCAGGGAGTTCATCTTTGGCATCATCAACTTCGCGGGCATCCTCGGTGCGCCGGCGATTGTCGGCTCGATGCAGGGTCGATTCGAAGGCGCGGTGTCGCGCGAACAG